One region of Roseicitreum antarcticum genomic DNA includes:
- a CDS encoding GGDEF domain-containing protein, with translation MKHAWPASGLNEISGAQSQLIGAPEPAPRSVPAPAQFDNIRGMIKAVFNASSVSITFDITDFVRTSGVAQGYMATPLMHEEKVLGAIRVLDRASRVFTSAERTLLDGFASLVVDQYELWRQASRDPLTGAMTRRAFTLDLQKAVAAHQRSGQDATLIMFDLDHFKSVNDTFGHAAGDAILQRTGEVVQEQLRAYDSFGRMGGEEFAILLSGPLSPAIEVAERVRQAIEQAVSQRYHHIGFTASFGVVGCSADSHSADALLMAADTQLYRAKQTGRNRVCALVPEPANAMI, from the coding sequence ATGAAGCATGCGTGGCCAGCCAGCGGCCTGAACGAGATTTCAGGCGCGCAGTCGCAGTTGATCGGGGCGCCGGAACCGGCGCCGCGTTCGGTACCGGCCCCTGCGCAATTCGACAACATTCGCGGGATGATAAAGGCGGTCTTCAACGCCTCATCGGTTTCCATCACTTTCGACATCACCGATTTCGTACGTACCTCGGGCGTGGCGCAGGGCTATATGGCGACGCCTTTGATGCATGAAGAAAAGGTGCTTGGGGCCATTCGCGTGCTGGACCGCGCCAGCCGGGTGTTCACTTCGGCGGAACGCACGCTGCTGGACGGTTTTGCCTCGCTCGTCGTCGATCAGTACGAATTGTGGCGTCAGGCCAGCCGCGATCCGCTGACCGGCGCCATGACGCGGCGCGCCTTCACGCTGGACCTGCAAAAGGCCGTGGCGGCGCACCAACGTTCGGGCCAGGATGCGACGCTGATCATGTTCGACCTCGATCACTTCAAATCTGTAAACGACACCTTCGGCCACGCGGCGGGCGACGCCATATTGCAGCGCACCGGCGAGGTGGTGCAAGAGCAGTTGCGCGCCTATGACAGTTTCGGCCGCATGGGCGGGGAGGAATTCGCGATCCTTCTGTCGGGACCATTGTCTCCGGCAATTGAAGTGGCCGAGCGCGTGCGTCAGGCCATCGAACAGGCGGTATCGCAGCGCTACCACCACATTGGTTTCACGGCCAGTTTTGGTGTGGTTGGGTGCAGCGCCGACAGCCACTCGGCTGATGCGCTTTTGATGGCCGCCGATACGCAGCTTTATCGCGCCAAGCAGACCGGGCGAAACCGGGTCTGCGCATTGGTGCCAGAACCTGCGAACGCGATGATCTGA
- the xdhA gene encoding xanthine dehydrogenase small subunit: MTEVAFLLNGTPVRVACPTPTVTLLDWLRDERGLTGTKEGCNEGDCGACTVMVSDADGARALNACILFLPQLEGRAVRTVEGVGSAEAPHPVQQAMVAHHGSQCGFCTPGFVMSMVTAHAEGATDHDDQLAGNLCRCTGYAPIIRAAEAAAEAALPDWIAQDEAARAAMVAADGVERDAEAAVFRPRTSDALADWYAAHPQATLIAGATDVGLWVTKQLRDLSPVAFLGGIADLRGVTVSDSEIHIRAMTTLADLREAIAPIHPDFAELIRRYGSAQVRNAATVGGNIANGSPIGDSPPALIALGAVLHLRHGATRRSLPLEDFFIDYGKQDRHAGEFVEAVTIPRQPDRLKCYKIAKRFDQDISALCGCFNITVVDGQVSAARIAFGGMAGTPARAHGAEAALSGAPWDRNSVARAMAAMAQDFAPLSDMRASAAYRMQTAQNLLLRYFLEDQGIATRVLEVRA, encoded by the coding sequence ATGACAGAAGTTGCGTTTCTGCTTAACGGAACGCCGGTGCGGGTGGCCTGCCCCACCCCAACAGTGACGTTGCTGGACTGGCTGCGCGACGAACGCGGGCTGACCGGGACCAAGGAAGGCTGCAATGAAGGCGATTGCGGCGCCTGCACCGTGATGGTCAGCGACGCCGATGGCGCCCGCGCGCTGAACGCCTGCATCCTGTTCTTGCCGCAATTGGAAGGCCGCGCGGTGCGCACGGTCGAAGGCGTGGGCAGCGCAGAAGCGCCGCATCCGGTGCAGCAGGCCATGGTGGCGCATCATGGCAGTCAATGCGGCTTTTGCACGCCGGGTTTCGTGATGTCGATGGTCACGGCGCATGCCGAGGGCGCGACCGACCATGACGACCAACTGGCGGGCAACCTGTGCCGCTGCACCGGCTATGCGCCAATCATCCGCGCGGCAGAGGCGGCGGCGGAAGCCGCCCTGCCCGACTGGATTGCCCAGGATGAAGCTGCGCGCGCGGCCATGGTGGCGGCGGATGGCGTTGAGCGCGATGCGGAGGCTGCGGTGTTCAGGCCACGCACCTCGGACGCGCTGGCCGATTGGTACGCGGCCCACCCGCAGGCCACGCTGATCGCCGGCGCGACCGATGTGGGGCTGTGGGTGACCAAGCAATTGCGCGACCTGTCGCCGGTGGCATTCCTGGGCGGGATCGCGGATCTGCGCGGGGTCACCGTCAGCGACAGCGAAATCCACATTCGCGCGATGACGACGCTTGCCGACCTGCGCGAGGCCATCGCACCCATTCACCCCGATTTCGCCGAACTGATCCGGCGCTATGGCTCTGCCCAGGTGCGCAATGCAGCGACCGTGGGGGGGAATATCGCCAACGGCTCGCCCATCGGGGACAGCCCGCCCGCGCTGATCGCGCTGGGGGCGGTGCTGCACCTGCGCCACGGCGCAACGCGGCGCTCGCTGCCGCTGGAGGATTTTTTCATCGACTACGGCAAACAGGACCGCCACGCGGGTGAGTTTGTCGAGGCGGTGACGATCCCGCGCCAGCCCGACCGGCTGAAATGCTACAAAATCGCGAAACGCTTCGATCAGGATATCTCGGCGCTGTGCGGCTGTTTCAACATCACGGTCGTGGATGGGCAGGTCAGCGCCGCACGCATCGCTTTTGGCGGCATGGCGGGCACACCCGCCCGGGCGCATGGTGCCGAAGCCGCGCTGAGCGGCGCGCCCTGGGACCGCAACAGCGTGGCGCGCGCCATGGCGGCGATGGCGCAAGATTTCGCGCCCCTGTCGGATATGCGCGCCTCTGCCGCGTACCGGATGCAGACGGCGCAAAACCTGCTGCTGCGCTATTTCCTGGAAGATCAGGGCATCGCCACGCGGGTGCTGGAGGTGCGGGCATGA
- a CDS encoding tellurite resistance TerB family protein, protein MAPEPHPLSPQDCLVSLMIAVSAADDNIRTAELVTIQQVVNHLPIFAGYDTDRIKVIAQTVFDLFEEDDGLDALFGLIRDNLPERLFETAYALSCDVAASDGLLAQPELRFLEEVRHELDIDRLHAAAIERGARARYVRG, encoded by the coding sequence ATGGCCCCCGAACCGCACCCGCTGTCCCCACAAGATTGCCTTGTGTCGCTGATGATCGCCGTATCGGCCGCGGACGACAATATCCGTACCGCCGAACTGGTGACCATTCAGCAGGTGGTGAACCATCTGCCGATCTTTGCAGGCTATGATACGGACCGCATCAAGGTGATCGCCCAGACGGTTTTCGACCTGTTCGAGGAAGATGACGGGCTGGATGCATTGTTCGGCCTGATCCGCGACAACCTGCCCGAGCGGCTGTTCGAGACGGCCTATGCGCTGTCGTGCGATGTGGCGGCATCGGATGGCCTGCTGGCGCAGCCTGAGTTGCGGTTTCTGGAAGAGGTGCGGCACGAGCTGGACATCGACCGCCTGCACGCCGCCGCGATCGAGCGTGGCGCACGCGCACGCTACGTGCGGGGGTGA
- a CDS encoding DoxX family protein has protein sequence MIRVLRDAHATDWLTLAGRILLAALFLAGVVQKVADPGAAQALLAGRGLAVWLIWPATAFTLVAGLGLLTGPWVRGWALLLAFYCMVTSVFHLIPSDPWQMSIFVKNWAVAGGLLALAGQGPGSIVWWGNR, from the coding sequence TTGATCCGCGTCCTACGCGATGCCCACGCGACCGACTGGCTGACGCTGGCGGGCCGCATCTTGCTGGCTGCGCTGTTCCTGGCGGGTGTGGTGCAGAAGGTTGCCGATCCCGGCGCGGCGCAGGCGCTGTTGGCCGGGCGGGGCCTGGCTGTCTGGTTGATCTGGCCCGCCACAGCCTTCACGCTGGTCGCAGGGCTGGGGCTGCTGACGGGGCCCTGGGTGCGGGGCTGGGCGTTGTTGCTGGCCTTCTATTGCATGGTGACCAGCGTGTTTCACCTGATCCCGTCCGACCCTTGGCAGATGAGCATCTTTGTTAAAAACTGGGCGGTTGCCGGGGGATTGCTCGCGCTGGCGGGGCAGGGGCCGGGCAGCATTGTCTGGTGGGGAAATCGCTAG
- a CDS encoding DUF4864 domain-containing protein has product MRLWFVFPVLMILSTLAARADLARIPALESVIQGQLDAFGQDDVATAFTYASPTIKAIFGTPDRFGQMVRSGYPMVWRPAEVRYLGLRREAGALWQRVMITDQQGALHLVDYEMIETPGGWQINGVMLKRDTAAGV; this is encoded by the coding sequence ATGCGTCTGTGGTTTGTGTTTCCCGTCCTGATGATCCTGTCTACTTTGGCGGCGCGCGCCGATCTGGCCCGCATCCCCGCACTGGAAAGCGTCATCCAGGGCCAGCTCGATGCCTTCGGGCAAGATGATGTCGCTACCGCCTTCACCTATGCCTCGCCCACGATCAAGGCCATCTTCGGAACACCCGACAGGTTCGGCCAGATGGTCCGCAGCGGCTATCCGATGGTCTGGCGCCCTGCCGAGGTGCGCTATCTGGGCCTGCGCCGTGAGGCGGGCGCGCTCTGGCAGCGGGTGATGATCACCGACCAGCAAGGTGCGTTGCATCTGGTCGATTACGAGATGATCGAAACACCGGGCGGCTGGCAGATCAACGGCGTGATGTTGAAGCGCGACACTGCGGCAGGCGTCTGA
- a CDS encoding xanthine dehydrogenase molybdopterin binding subunit: MKAMTPETPKAAPNGAALPHDAAALHVAGTARYVDDIPTPRGTLHLAFGLSEVAHGTITGLDLDAVRAAPGVVAVLAAGDLARGADCSPSNHDEPLLADGVVHYLGQPVFVVVADSHLAARKAARLGRISHDPLPAILTMDEALAASSRFEDGPRIWTKGAPDAAIAQAAHQVEGTIEMGGQEHFYLEGQAALALPQEGGDMIIHASTQHPTEIQHKVAEALGLQMHAVRVEVRRMGGGFGGKESQGNALAVACALAAAHTGAPCKMRYDRDDDMMITGKRHDFRIRYRAGMDAMGRVLGITFQHLTRCGWAMDLSLPVADRAMLHADNAYDLPHVRIESHRLRTNTQSATAFRGFGGPQGMLGIERVMDHIAHAVGRDPLEVRRANYYADAANISPAAGGNAAAPLAPAAGGNAPAAGGGTAALLATATGDGRGAEEHTISPPAENAAPAAGGDGGLSAPQRGGDAAPPPPAAPADGPCGQTTPYGMDVTDFILHAMTDDLAAHCEYGVRRAQIRAWNAGNPVLKRGIALTPVKFGISFTLSHLNQAGALVHIYQDGSIHMNHGGTEMGQGLFQKVAQVAAGVFGLEVGAVKITATDTGKVPNTSATAASSGADLNGMAVRIACETLRDRLAAFLMAQHQVDAAAGAGSAVTFSDGRVRVAGADYSFAEVVARAYADRIGLSATGFYRTPDLSWDRLRGKGRPFYYFAYGVACSEVVLDTLTGENRILRTDILHDTGTSLNPALDIGQIEGGFVQGAGWLTMEELVWDASGRLRTHAPSTYKIPACSDRPEVFNVALWNQANLADTVGKSKAVGEPPLMHGISVLMALSDAVAACGDGSRYAALDAPATPERLLAAVARQREGGPDEL, encoded by the coding sequence ATGAAGGCCATGACACCCGAAACCCCGAAAGCGGCGCCGAACGGCGCGGCACTGCCGCATGATGCCGCCGCCCTGCATGTCGCGGGCACGGCGCGCTATGTCGATGACATCCCCACCCCGCGCGGCACGCTGCATCTGGCCTTTGGCTTGTCCGAGGTTGCGCATGGCACGATCACGGGGCTGGATCTTGACGCGGTGCGCGCCGCCCCGGGCGTGGTCGCGGTGCTGGCCGCGGGCGATCTGGCACGGGGTGCCGATTGCTCACCCTCAAACCATGATGAGCCGCTTTTGGCGGATGGCGTGGTGCATTATCTGGGCCAGCCGGTGTTCGTGGTGGTGGCCGACAGCCATCTGGCGGCGCGCAAGGCGGCGCGGCTGGGCCGGATCAGCCATGACCCGCTGCCCGCGATCCTGACAATGGATGAGGCGTTGGCAGCAAGCAGCCGGTTCGAGGACGGGCCGCGCATCTGGACCAAGGGTGCCCCCGATGCCGCCATCGCGCAGGCCGCGCATCAGGTCGAAGGCACGATCGAGATGGGCGGGCAGGAACATTTCTACCTGGAGGGTCAGGCGGCCCTGGCGCTGCCGCAAGAAGGCGGGGACATGATCATCCATGCCTCGACCCAGCACCCGACCGAGATCCAGCACAAGGTGGCCGAGGCCCTGGGCCTGCAGATGCATGCCGTGCGGGTCGAAGTGCGGCGCATGGGCGGCGGCTTTGGCGGGAAGGAGAGCCAAGGCAACGCGCTGGCCGTGGCCTGCGCGCTGGCCGCCGCACACACCGGCGCGCCGTGCAAGATGCGCTATGACCGCGACGACGACATGATGATTACCGGCAAGCGGCATGACTTCCGCATTCGTTACCGCGCGGGCATGGACGCGATGGGCCGCGTGCTGGGCATCACGTTTCAGCATCTGACGCGCTGCGGCTGGGCGATGGACCTGTCGCTGCCGGTGGCCGACCGCGCGATGCTGCATGCAGACAACGCCTATGATCTGCCGCATGTGCGCATCGAGAGCCACCGGCTGCGCACCAACACCCAATCCGCGACCGCCTTCCGGGGCTTTGGCGGGCCGCAGGGCATGCTGGGGATCGAGCGGGTCATGGACCATATCGCCCATGCCGTGGGCCGTGACCCGCTGGAGGTGCGGCGGGCGAATTACTATGCCGATGCAGCGAACATATCGCCTGCGGCGGGCGGGAACGCGGCGGCGCCGCTTGCGCCTGCGGCGGGCGGGAACGCGCCTGCGGCGGGCGGGGGTACAGCGGCGCTGTTGGCGACGGCGACCGGCGATGGGCGCGGAGCGGAGGAGCATACGATTTCGCCTCCGGCAGAAAACGCAGCGCCTGCGGCGGGCGGGGATGGGGGGCTGTCTGCCCCCCAACGGGGCGGCGACGCCGCCCCTCCCCCCCCCGCAGCGCCGGCAGACGGGCCTTGTGGTCAGACCACGCCCTACGGCATGGACGTCACCGATTTCATCTTGCACGCCATGACCGATGACCTTGCCGCGCATTGCGAATATGGCGTGCGGCGCGCCCAAATCCGGGCGTGGAACGCCGGCAACCCGGTGCTGAAGCGCGGCATCGCCCTGACGCCGGTGAAGTTCGGCATTTCCTTTACGCTGAGCCACCTCAACCAGGCAGGCGCGCTGGTGCATATATACCAAGACGGCTCGATCCACATGAATCATGGCGGGACCGAAATGGGACAGGGGCTGTTCCAGAAGGTGGCGCAGGTGGCTGCGGGGGTCTTTGGGCTGGAGGTCGGCGCGGTGAAGATCACCGCGACGGATACTGGCAAGGTGCCCAATACCTCGGCCACGGCGGCATCCTCGGGCGCGGATCTGAACGGCATGGCGGTGCGCATCGCGTGCGAAACCCTGCGCGACCGGCTGGCCGCGTTTCTGATGGCGCAACATCAGGTGGATGCAGCGGCAGGTGCTGGCAGCGCTGTGACCTTCAGCGACGGGCGTGTGCGCGTGGCAGGCGCCGACTACAGCTTTGCCGAGGTGGTGGCGCGCGCCTATGCGGACCGCATCGGCCTGTCGGCCACCGGGTTTTACCGCACCCCGGACCTGAGCTGGGACCGTTTGCGCGGCAAGGGGCGGCCGTTTTACTATTTCGCCTATGGCGTGGCCTGTTCGGAGGTGGTGCTGGACACGCTGACCGGCGAGAACCGCATCCTGCGCACCGATATCTTGCATGACACCGGCACCTCGCTCAACCCGGCGCTGGACATTGGGCAGATCGAGGGCGGCTTTGTACAGGGCGCGGGCTGGCTGACGATGGAGGAACTGGTCTGGGATGCGTCGGGGCGGCTGCGCACGCATGCGCCGTCGACCTACAAGATCCCCGCCTGTTCCGACCGCCCCGAGGTGTTCAACGTGGCCCTGTGGAACCAAGCCAACCTGGCCGACACGGTGGGCAAGTCGAAAGCTGTGGGCGAGCCACCGTTGATGCACGGCATTTCGGTCCTGATGGCGCTGTCGGATGCGGTGGCGGCCTGCGGGGATGGCAGCCGCTATGCCGCGCTTGACGCCCCCGCGACGCCTGAGCGGCTGCTGGCCGCTGTTGCGCGGCAACGCGAAGGCGGCCCCGATGAGCTTTGA
- a CDS encoding peptide chain release factor 3, with protein sequence MSNIVLNRPDLPPEIARRRTFAIISHPDAGKTTLTEKFLLFGGAIQMAGQVRAKGEARRTRSDFMQMEKDRGISVSASAMSFEFGRFRFNLVDTPGHSDFSEDTYRTLTAVDAAIMVIDGAKGVESQTRKLFEVCRLRDLPILTFCNKMDRESRDTFDIIDEIQENLAIDVTPASWPIGMGVDFLGCYDLLHDRLELMDRADRNKVAETIVLNGLEDPRMADHIPAHQLAKLREEIEMARALLPAFNPQSVLEGHMTPIWFGSAINSFGVKELMDGMAKYGPEPQPQRAEREIAPEETAVTGFVFKVQANMDPKHRDRVAFVRLASGHFERGMKLLHVRSKKQMAVSNPVLFLAADRELAEEAWAGDIIGIPNHGQLRIGDALTEGEALRFTGIPSFAPELLQTVRAGDPMKAKHLEKALTQFAEEGAAKVFKPFFGAGFIVGVVGQLQFEVLASRIELEYGLPVRFESSQFTSARWVSGSKDAVEAFSLANKQHIAHDSDGDVVFLTRLQWDIDRVVRDYPEIRLTATKEMMV encoded by the coding sequence ATGTCAAACATCGTCCTCAACCGCCCCGACCTGCCGCCCGAGATTGCCCGGAGGCGGACCTTTGCCATCATCAGCCACCCTGATGCCGGCAAGACCACGCTGACCGAGAAATTCCTGCTGTTTGGCGGCGCGATCCAGATGGCCGGGCAGGTGCGTGCCAAGGGCGAGGCGCGGCGCACGCGCTCGGATTTCATGCAGATGGAAAAGGACCGGGGCATCTCGGTTTCGGCGTCGGCCATGTCGTTTGAGTTTGGGCGCTTTCGCTTCAATCTGGTCGATACACCGGGGCACAGCGATTTCTCGGAAGACACCTATCGAACGCTGACGGCGGTGGATGCGGCGATCATGGTGATTGACGGGGCGAAGGGGGTAGAATCTCAGACACGCAAATTGTTCGAGGTCTGCCGCCTGCGTGACCTGCCGATCCTGACGTTTTGCAACAAGATGGACCGCGAAAGCCGCGACACGTTCGACATCATTGATGAGATTCAGGAAAATCTGGCCATCGACGTGACCCCCGCTTCCTGGCCCATCGGGATGGGCGTGGATTTCCTGGGCTGTTATGACCTGCTGCACGACCGGCTGGAACTGATGGACCGCGCCGACCGCAACAAGGTGGCCGAAACCATCGTGCTGAACGGGCTGGAAGACCCGCGCATGGCCGATCACATTCCCGCGCACCAACTGGCAAAGTTGCGCGAAGAGATTGAGATGGCGCGCGCGCTGCTGCCTGCGTTCAATCCGCAATCGGTGCTGGAGGGGCATATGACGCCCATCTGGTTCGGCTCGGCCATCAATTCCTTCGGCGTCAAGGAACTGATGGACGGCATGGCAAAATACGGCCCCGAACCGCAGCCGCAACGCGCAGAGCGCGAGATTGCGCCGGAAGAAACCGCCGTGACCGGCTTCGTCTTCAAGGTGCAGGCCAATATGGACCCCAAACACCGCGACCGCGTGGCGTTTGTCCGCCTTGCGTCGGGGCATTTTGAACGCGGCATGAAATTGCTGCACGTCCGCTCGAAGAAACAGATGGCGGTGTCGAACCCGGTGCTGTTCCTCGCCGCTGACCGCGAACTGGCCGAAGAGGCGTGGGCGGGCGACATCATCGGTATCCCCAACCATGGCCAGTTGCGCATCGGTGACGCGCTGACCGAGGGCGAGGCACTGCGGTTTACCGGCATCCCCAGCTTTGCGCCCGAATTGTTGCAGACCGTGCGCGCGGGCGATCCGATGAAGGCCAAGCATCTGGAAAAGGCGCTGACGCAATTCGCCGAAGAGGGCGCAGCCAAGGTGTTCAAGCCGTTCTTCGGCGCGGGCTTTATCGTCGGTGTGGTCGGCCAGTTGCAGTTCGAGGTGCTGGCCAGCCGGATTGAGCTGGAATACGGCCTGCCGGTGCGGTTCGAATCCTCACAATTCACCTCGGCCCGCTGGGTGTCAGGGTCGAAGGACGCGGTAGAGGCGTTCAGCCTGGCCAACAAACAACACATCGCGCATGACAGCGACGGCGACGTGGTGTTTTTGACCCGTCTGCAATGGGACATCGACCGTGTGGTGCGGGATTACCCCGAGATCCGGCTGACCGCGACCAAGGAAATGATGGTTTGA
- a CDS encoding lysine--tRNA ligase, which translates to MTALRDAAMTSKAWPFEEARRLLKRYEAGPPEKGHVLFETGYGPSGLPHIGTFGEVARTTMIRRAFEVISDIPTRLICFSDDLDGMRKVPGNVPNPDALREHLQKPLTSVPDPFEKFDSFGGHNNAMLRRFLDTFGFEYEFVSATDFYRSGRFDTVLLRAAERYDDLMAVMLKSLRDERQQTYSIFLPIHPETGRVQYVPMKHVDAARGEVTFDDEHGREWTLPVTGGNVKLQWKPDFGARWAALDVDFEMYGKDHSTNTPIYDRICEILGGRKPEHFTYELFLDDQGQKISKSSGNGLTIDEWLTYASTESLSYFMYQKPKTAKRMYFDVIPKAVDEYHQQLRAFPTQDASAQAANPVWHIHSGDVPESKLVVPFAMLLNLASVAGQTGKAGLWGFIQRYAPDAAPETHPDLDQAAGFALRYFTDFVAPTLQFRAATEQEAAAMADLADRLGAWDGGLDAEALQTLVFAVGKDHGFEPLRNWFTALYEVLLGQSQGPRFGGFIALYGVDETIALIGRGLAGDLVTA; encoded by the coding sequence ATGACCGCCCTCCGCGATGCTGCAATGACCTCAAAAGCCTGGCCTTTTGAAGAAGCCCGTCGCCTGTTGAAGCGGTACGAGGCGGGCCCCCCCGAAAAGGGCCATGTCTTGTTTGAAACCGGCTATGGCCCCTCTGGCCTGCCGCATATCGGTACATTCGGCGAGGTGGCGCGCACCACGATGATCCGCCGCGCGTTCGAGGTGATTTCCGACATCCCCACCCGGTTGATCTGTTTTTCCGACGATCTGGACGGGATGCGCAAGGTGCCGGGCAATGTCCCCAACCCTGATGCTCTGCGCGAACACCTGCAAAAGCCGCTGACCAGCGTGCCTGACCCGTTTGAGAAATTCGACAGTTTTGGCGGCCATAACAATGCGATGCTGCGCCGGTTCCTCGATACCTTCGGGTTCGAGTATGAATTCGTCAGCGCGACCGACTTCTACCGCTCGGGCCGGTTCGACACGGTGCTGTTGCGCGCCGCCGAACGCTATGACGATCTTATGGCGGTGATGCTTAAATCCCTGCGCGATGAGCGGCAGCAAACCTATTCGATCTTCCTGCCGATCCATCCAGAGACCGGGCGCGTGCAATATGTGCCGATGAAGCATGTCGATGCCGCACGCGGCGAGGTGACATTTGACGATGAGCACGGGCGCGAATGGACGCTGCCGGTCACCGGCGGCAACGTGAAACTGCAATGGAAGCCTGATTTCGGCGCCCGCTGGGCCGCGCTCGATGTGGATTTCGAGATGTATGGCAAGGACCATTCCACCAACACCCCGATCTATGACCGCATCTGCGAGATTCTGGGCGGCCGCAAGCCCGAGCATTTCACCTATGAACTGTTCCTCGACGATCAGGGGCAGAAGATCTCTAAATCCAGCGGCAACGGGCTGACGATCGACGAATGGCTGACCTATGCCAGCACGGAATCGCTGTCCTATTTCATGTACCAAAAGCCAAAGACCGCCAAGCGGATGTATTTCGACGTGATCCCGAAGGCGGTGGACGAATATCATCAGCAGTTGCGCGCCTTTCCGACGCAAGACGCAAGCGCTCAGGCCGCAAACCCGGTCTGGCATATCCACAGCGGCGACGTGCCTGAATCGAAACTGGTGGTGCCGTTTGCCATGCTGTTGAACCTGGCCTCGGTGGCGGGGCAGACCGGCAAGGCAGGGCTATGGGGCTTCATCCAGCGCTACGCGCCCGATGCCGCGCCCGAAACTCACCCCGATCTGGATCAGGCGGCGGGTTTCGCGCTGCGCTACTTCACCGATTTCGTGGCCCCCACGCTGCAATTCCGCGCCGCAACAGAGCAAGAGGCCGCCGCGATGGCCGATCTTGCCGACCGGTTGGGCGCATGGGACGGCGGGCTGGACGCCGAGGCGCTGCAAACGCTGGTCTTCGCTGTTGGCAAGGACCACGGGTTCGAGCCGCTGCGCAACTGGTTCACCGCGCTGTACGAGGTGCTGCTGGGTCAGTCGCAGGGGCCGCGCTTTGGCGGCTTCATCGCTCTTTACGGCGTCGATGAAACCATCGCTCTGATCGGGCGCGGGCTGGCGGGCGATCTGGTCACCGCCTGA